A region from the Methylocystis iwaonis genome encodes:
- a CDS encoding IS4 family transposase, which translates to MHRGLVARPCARIRRIAGGRRAQEVRLARFLRNPAVTAEEMARRAAGLTAARAAGRDIVVAQDTSELALGGKRAQANGYGPVGKGGGTRGLLLHAALALDAGTGALLGLAHAEVWNRDTGAKVAARRSRALADKESQRWLDVATHAREDFAAAKRITVVSDRESDIYAHLAQRPGGVELIVRACQNRTIAADGEDAIELLFPFADGLAETGRFVAEIPAAPGRKARKAALAVRVSPVTLRKPRHGARDLPDTVGVTLVDVREVGAAEGVAPIHWRLLTTHAATSLAEARRVIDLYRMRWTIEEFFRTLKTAGFEIEQADICDPKVMIKLVAATAVAAVTVMQLVKARDGATDQLLTDAFEPEDEALLEAVSAKLEGATARQKNPHRKGSLAFAAWVVARLGGWTAYYGKPGPKVMRQGLDDFRRIKFGAALTFYDSAERGRDREGALRKPRTSKIAFARKLRRDMTDAERKLWHALRGHRFQGLHFRRQVPCGPYIADFLCHAAKLVVEIDGATHSTDAELRRDSLRDAWFANNGFSVLRVTNAEVYAEFEGVLETIYRRAEENLPPPCPSPANAGEGTLAISELDGGDGLLPLPRSGGGLGRGPYKVKP; encoded by the coding sequence TTGCATCGGGGCCTCGTCGCGCGGCCGTGCGCGCGCATCCGTCGGATCGCCGGCGGGCGGCGGGCGCAGGAGGTGCGGCTCGCGCGCTTCCTGCGCAATCCTGCGGTGACCGCCGAGGAGATGGCGCGGCGCGCCGCCGGGCTCACAGCGGCGCGGGCGGCGGGTCGCGACATAGTGGTGGCGCAGGACACCAGCGAGCTGGCGCTCGGCGGCAAGCGCGCGCAGGCGAACGGCTATGGGCCGGTCGGCAAGGGCGGCGGGACGCGCGGCCTTTTGCTGCACGCGGCCCTGGCGCTCGACGCCGGCACGGGCGCGCTGCTCGGCCTCGCTCATGCCGAGGTCTGGAACCGCGACACGGGGGCCAAGGTCGCGGCGCGGCGCTCGCGCGCGCTCGCGGACAAGGAATCGCAGCGCTGGCTCGATGTGGCGACGCATGCGCGCGAGGATTTCGCGGCGGCGAAGCGGATCACTGTCGTCTCGGATCGGGAGAGCGACATCTACGCGCATCTCGCGCAGCGTCCGGGCGGCGTGGAGCTGATTGTGCGCGCCTGCCAGAACCGGACGATCGCCGCAGACGGCGAGGATGCGATCGAGCTTTTGTTCCCCTTCGCCGACGGATTGGCCGAGACGGGCCGCTTCGTCGCCGAGATCCCGGCGGCTCCGGGACGCAAGGCGCGCAAGGCGGCGCTCGCGGTCCGCGTCTCGCCGGTCACTTTGCGCAAGCCGCGCCACGGCGCGCGTGACTTGCCGGACACGGTCGGCGTGACTTTGGTCGACGTGCGCGAGGTCGGGGCCGCGGAGGGCGTCGCGCCCATTCATTGGCGGCTTCTCACGACCCATGCGGCGACGAGCCTGGCCGAGGCGCGCCGGGTGATCGACCTCTATCGAATGCGCTGGACCATCGAGGAATTCTTCCGCACGCTGAAGACGGCGGGCTTCGAGATCGAGCAGGCCGACATCTGCGATCCGAAAGTGATGATCAAGCTGGTGGCGGCGACGGCGGTCGCCGCGGTGACGGTCATGCAACTGGTCAAGGCGCGCGACGGCGCGACCGACCAATTGCTGACGGACGCTTTCGAGCCCGAGGACGAAGCGCTGCTCGAGGCCGTCTCGGCGAAGCTCGAGGGCGCGACGGCCCGCCAGAAGAACCCCCACCGCAAAGGCAGCCTCGCCTTCGCCGCCTGGGTCGTCGCCAGGCTCGGCGGCTGGACCGCCTATTACGGAAAGCCCGGCCCCAAAGTAATGCGCCAGGGCCTCGACGACTTTCGACGAATAAAGTTCGGAGCCGCGCTGACCTTCTACGACAGCGCGGAGCGGGGGAGGGACAGGGAGGGGGCCTTGCGGAAACCGAGAACCTCGAAAATCGCCTTCGCCCGCAAGCTCCGCCGCGACATGACCGACGCCGAACGCAAGCTCTGGCACGCCTTGCGCGGCCATCGCTTCCAAGGCTTGCACTTCCGCCGCCAAGTCCCTTGCGGCCCCTATATCGCGGACTTCCTCTGCCACGCGGCAAAGTTGGTCGTAGAGATCGACGGCGCCACCCATTCCACCGACGCCGAGCTGCGCCGCGACAGCCTCCGCGACGCATGGTTTGCGAATAACGGCTTTTCTGTCTTGCGCGTGACCAATGCGGAGGTTTACGCAGAGTTCGAGGGCGTGCTGGAGACGATCTACCGGCGCGCTGAGGAGAATTTGCCCCCTCCCTGTCCCTCCCCCGCTAACGCGGGAGAGGGGACGCTCGCGATCAGCGAACTCGATGGAGGCGACGGCCTGCTCCCTCTCCCGCGAAGCGGGGGAGGGTTGGGGAGGGGGCCCTACAAAGTGAAACCATGA
- the lpdA gene encoding dihydrolipoyl dehydrogenase, with the protein MSQSYDVIVIGGGPGGYVAAIRAAQLGLKTAVVEREHLGGICLNWGCIPTKALLRSAEVYRLAQDGARYGVTVTEPGFDAARIVARSREAAGRLNAGVGFLLKKNKIDVIWGEARLGSKGEVQVGAPTKPAVTPQLPAPKTPLGEGAYQAKHIIVATGARPRVLPGLEPDGRLVWTYFDALKPERFPKSLLVVGAGAIGVEFASFYRTFGVEVTLVEALPQILAAEDAEIAAFARKSFEKQGIVIETATTVVGLEKKADGVVVTLKGADGGTRTLEVERALSAAGVVANIENLGLEALGVALERGVIKTDGLGRTNVPGVYAIGDVAGGPMLAHKAEHEGVACVEAIAGLPAHPLDKSLVPGCTYCHPQVASIGLTEEKAKAAGYEVRVGRFPYLGNGKAIALGEPEGLVKTIFDAKTGRLLGAHLVGAEATELIQGFVIAMNLETTEEELMQTIFPHPTLSETMHESVLNAFGRAIHI; encoded by the coding sequence ATGAGCCAGTCATATGATGTCATCGTCATCGGCGGCGGACCGGGCGGCTATGTCGCCGCCATACGCGCGGCGCAGCTCGGGCTTAAGACGGCGGTCGTCGAGCGCGAGCATCTCGGCGGCATTTGCCTCAATTGGGGTTGCATCCCGACCAAGGCGCTGCTGCGTTCGGCCGAGGTCTACCGGCTGGCGCAGGACGGCGCGCGCTATGGCGTGACGGTCACGGAACCGGGCTTCGATGCGGCCCGTATCGTGGCGCGTTCGCGCGAGGCGGCGGGGCGGCTCAACGCCGGCGTCGGCTTTCTGCTGAAGAAAAACAAGATCGATGTCATTTGGGGCGAGGCGCGGCTCGGGTCCAAGGGCGAAGTGCAGGTCGGCGCGCCGACGAAACCGGCCGTGACGCCGCAGCTCCCGGCGCCGAAGACGCCTCTGGGGGAGGGCGCCTATCAGGCCAAGCATATCATCGTCGCGACCGGAGCGCGTCCGCGCGTCCTTCCGGGGCTGGAGCCCGACGGGCGGCTGGTATGGACTTACTTCGACGCGCTGAAGCCCGAACGGTTCCCGAAGTCGTTGCTCGTCGTCGGCGCTGGCGCCATCGGCGTTGAATTTGCCTCCTTCTATCGGACATTTGGCGTGGAGGTGACGCTCGTCGAGGCGCTGCCGCAAATTCTCGCCGCGGAAGACGCCGAGATCGCCGCTTTCGCGCGCAAGAGCTTCGAGAAGCAAGGGATTGTCATAGAGACGGCGACAACTGTCGTTGGTCTGGAGAAGAAGGCGGACGGCGTCGTCGTTACGCTCAAGGGCGCCGACGGCGGGACACGCACGCTGGAGGTCGAGCGCGCGCTCTCGGCGGCGGGCGTGGTAGCCAATATCGAAAACCTCGGGCTCGAGGCGCTGGGCGTCGCGCTGGAGCGCGGCGTCATCAAGACGGACGGGCTCGGGCGCACCAATGTTCCGGGCGTCTACGCCATCGGCGACGTGGCGGGCGGGCCGATGCTGGCGCATAAGGCCGAGCACGAGGGCGTCGCCTGCGTTGAGGCGATCGCTGGGCTGCCGGCGCATCCGCTGGATAAATCCCTCGTTCCCGGCTGCACTTATTGCCATCCGCAGGTGGCGTCGATTGGTCTCACCGAAGAGAAGGCGAAGGCCGCGGGCTATGAGGTCCGGGTCGGACGCTTCCCCTATCTCGGCAATGGCAAGGCCATTGCGCTTGGCGAGCCCGAGGGGCTCGTGAAGACGATCTTCGACGCCAAGACCGGCCGCTTGCTCGGCGCGCATCTCGTCGGCGCCGAGGCGACGGAGCTGATCCAGGGCTTTGTCATCGCCATGAATCTGGAGACGACGGAAGAAGAGCTGATGCAGACGATCTTCCCGCATCCGACGCTCTCCGAGACGATGCATGAGAGCGTGCTGAACGCCTTCGGGCGGGCGATTCATATTTGA
- a CDS encoding alpha/beta hydrolase, protein MPAQALLRSTKFLGEAVRETPRLAVDLAARLQDHRRIADMPYGEGPRRRLDVYLPASLAAPRAIILYLYGGSWSSGAKEIYRFLGASLAARGYLAVVPDYSIYPAARFPAFVEDAAEALCWIHNHAARFGADRRRLFVMGHSAGAHIASMLAFEKRWLAAVGLDSRADLAGVIGLAGPYHFEIDTDLLRGVFGPPENKGRTQPMAHVTRDAPPLLLATGEVDKTVLPRNTHDLAAAVRAAGGEVETRFYPRLGHREIIGAFSPIFSFLAPVAADVTAFISTKTARAANTGRSGGSERGPHEPVI, encoded by the coding sequence ATGCCGGCGCAGGCGCTTTTGAGATCGACGAAATTCCTCGGAGAGGCGGTGAGGGAGACGCCGAGACTGGCGGTCGATCTCGCCGCGCGGTTGCAGGATCATCGGCGGATTGCCGATATGCCTTATGGCGAGGGGCCGCGCCGTCGGCTCGACGTCTATCTTCCGGCGAGCCTCGCGGCGCCGCGCGCCATCATCCTTTATCTTTACGGCGGGAGCTGGTCCTCCGGCGCCAAGGAGATTTACCGCTTTCTCGGCGCGTCGCTGGCCGCGCGGGGCTATCTCGCCGTCGTCCCCGACTATAGCATCTATCCGGCCGCCCGCTTTCCGGCGTTTGTCGAGGACGCCGCCGAGGCGCTTTGCTGGATCCATAACCATGCGGCGCGCTTCGGCGCCGACCGAAGGCGGCTCTTTGTCATGGGCCATTCGGCGGGGGCCCATATCGCCTCCATGCTCGCATTCGAAAAACGCTGGCTTGCCGCCGTCGGCCTCGATAGCCGCGCCGACCTTGCCGGCGTGATCGGCCTTGCCGGTCCCTATCATTTCGAGATCGACACGGATTTGCTCCGCGGCGTCTTCGGCCCGCCGGAAAACAAGGGACGCACCCAGCCCATGGCCCATGTGACGCGCGACGCGCCGCCGCTGCTGCTGGCGACGGGGGAGGTCGACAAGACGGTCTTGCCGCGCAACACGCATGATCTCGCGGCCGCCGTGCGGGCGGCGGGCGGCGAGGTCGAGACGAGATTCTATCCGCGGCTGGGCCATCGCGAGATCATCGGCGCCTTTTCTCCGATCTTTTCCTTCCTGGCGCCCGTCGCCGCCGACGTAACGGCCTTCATCTCGACTAAAACCGCGCGCGCCGCTAACACTGGGCGAAGCGGCGGAAGCGAGCGGGGCCCGCATGAGCCAGTCATATGA
- the rplT gene encoding 50S ribosomal protein L20: protein MARVKRGVTSHAKHKKTLKAAKGFYGRRKNTIRTAKAAVDRSMQYATRDRKAKKRTFRALWIQRLNAAVREHGLTYSRFIDGLAKAGVIVDRKVLSQLAIEKPEAFAAIVAQAKAALPQAA from the coding sequence ATGGCTCGCGTCAAACGGGGCGTTACGTCCCACGCCAAGCACAAGAAAACGCTGAAGGCCGCCAAGGGCTTCTACGGCCGCCGCAAGAATACGATCCGCACCGCCAAGGCGGCCGTCGATCGCTCGATGCAATACGCCACGCGCGACCGCAAGGCCAAGAAGCGCACCTTCCGCGCCCTGTGGATTCAGCGCCTCAACGCCGCCGTGCGTGAGCATGGCCTGACCTATTCGCGCTTCATCGACGGCCTCGCCAAGGCTGGCGTGATCGTCGACCGCAAGGTTCTGTCGCAGCTCGCCATCGAGAAGCCCGAGGCTTTCGCGGCCATCGTGGCGCAGGCCAAGGCGGCGCTGCCGCAGGCTGCCTAA
- the rpmI gene encoding 50S ribosomal protein L35, whose translation MPKLKTKSGAKKRFKVTGTGKVVYAQQGKRHGMIKRTNKQIRNLRGTNVLFKTDGDNVKKYFLPNA comes from the coding sequence ATGCCCAAGCTGAAGACGAAATCCGGCGCCAAGAAGCGCTTCAAGGTCACCGGGACCGGCAAGGTGGTCTATGCCCAGCAGGGCAAGCGCCACGGCATGATCAAGCGCACGAACAAGCAGATCAGAAATCTGCGCGGGACGAATGTTCTGTTCAAGACCGATGGCGACAACGTCAAGAAATACTTCCTGCCGAACGCCTAA
- a CDS encoding amidinotransferase: MNFHAPSSESSAAACPVSSHNEWDPLEEIIVGRLEGSTIPSNHPVVTCNIPGMAARAQSLAAGFRFPKFMVEPAQEELDNFIKVLESLGVTVTRPEPFDHHAKFSTPYWSSRGFCNSCPRDSMLVIGDEILETPMAWPCRYFETHSYRTILKDYFRRGARWTSAPKPQLTDALFDPNFELPKKGEPIRYILTEFEPVFDAADFFRCGRDIFVTRSNVTNKMGVDWLRRHLGEGYRIHEIKSRCPNPMHIDTTILPLGPGKILINPEYIHPDELPEILKKWDILVAPDPTPIDDRILAITSMCGKWLSMNILMIDEKRMIVDPHHVNMMRQVEKWGFEPIPVPFLHYAAFGGAYHCATLDVRRRGTLESYF, from the coding sequence ATGAACTTTCACGCGCCTTCGTCCGAATCGTCCGCCGCCGCCTGCCCTGTGAGCTCCCACAATGAATGGGACCCGCTGGAGGAAATCATCGTGGGGCGCCTCGAAGGGTCGACCATCCCCTCCAACCACCCGGTCGTCACTTGCAACATCCCCGGCATGGCGGCGCGCGCCCAGTCCCTGGCGGCGGGCTTCCGCTTTCCCAAATTCATGGTCGAGCCCGCCCAGGAGGAGCTCGATAATTTCATCAAGGTGCTCGAATCGCTCGGCGTCACCGTCACGCGCCCCGAGCCCTTCGATCACCACGCCAAATTCTCGACACCCTATTGGTCCTCGCGCGGCTTCTGTAATTCCTGCCCGCGCGACTCGATGCTGGTCATCGGCGACGAGATTCTCGAAACGCCCATGGCCTGGCCCTGCCGCTATTTCGAGACCCACTCGTACCGAACCATCCTGAAGGACTATTTCCGCCGCGGCGCGCGTTGGACGTCGGCCCCGAAGCCGCAACTCACCGACGCGCTTTTCGATCCGAATTTCGAGCTGCCGAAAAAAGGCGAACCCATTCGCTATATCCTCACCGAATTCGAGCCGGTGTTCGACGCCGCCGATTTCTTCCGCTGCGGCCGGGATATTTTCGTCACGCGTTCCAATGTGACGAACAAAATGGGCGTCGACTGGCTGCGCCGTCATCTGGGCGAGGGCTATCGCATCCACGAGATCAAGAGCCGCTGCCCCAACCCGATGCATATCGACACGACCATCTTGCCGCTCGGCCCCGGCAAGATCCTCATCAACCCGGAATATATTCACCCCGACGAGCTGCCCGAGATTCTCAAGAAATGGGACATTCTCGTCGCGCCGGACCCGACGCCGATCGACGACCGCATTCTCGCCATCACCTCCATGTGCGGCAAATGGCTGAGCATGAATATTCTGATGATCGACGAGAAGCGCATGATCGTCGATCCACATCACGTCAATATGATGCGGCAGGTCGAGAAATGGGGCTTCGAGCCCATCCCCGTTCCCTTCCTGCATTATGCGGCGTTCGGCGGGGCCTACCATTGCGCGACGCTCGACGTGCGCCGGCGTGGAACGCTGGAGAGCTATTTTTAG
- a CDS encoding DMT family transporter: MAWIILLIGSLCEVGWLVGMKYADGFTRLWPTVIMLFFMVASVGCLGVAIKTIPAGTAYAVWTGGSIAAVAVVGVFFLGEPATPMRLASFALIVIGMVGLRLSGVN; encoded by the coding sequence ATGGCCTGGATCATCCTCTTGATCGGAAGCCTTTGCGAGGTGGGCTGGCTCGTCGGCATGAAATACGCCGACGGCTTCACGCGCCTGTGGCCGACGGTGATCATGCTGTTTTTCATGGTCGCAAGCGTTGGCTGTTTGGGCGTCGCGATAAAGACGATACCGGCGGGGACAGCCTATGCCGTGTGGACCGGCGGCAGCATCGCGGCCGTGGCGGTCGTCGGCGTGTTTTTCTTAGGCGAGCCCGCCACCCCGATGCGGCTGGCGTCCTTCGCCTTGATCGTCATCGGCATGGTCGGGCTCAGATTGAGCGGCGTGAACTAA
- a CDS encoding pirin family protein, giving the protein MRKIIGVLAAPETMHWVGDGFPVRTLVSHQRREALVSPFLLLDHAGPVHFEPTERRLGVGLHPHRGFETVTIVYDGAVAHRDSTGAGGLIGPGDVQWMTAGAGVLHEEYHADDFARTGGRFEIVQLWVNLPARLKLTAPRYQALSAGDIPNVALHKGAGVARVIAGELQGATGPARTATPMNIWDVRIKEGGTAAFSLPEGHNLVVVALDGPVVVDGQAHVRAGETIIFERAGGDVIFSAQADTKLLLLSGEPIHEPVVQEGPFVMNTRAEIEQAIADYRAGRFGATAP; this is encoded by the coding sequence ATGCGCAAGATCATCGGGGTCCTTGCCGCGCCCGAGACCATGCATTGGGTCGGCGACGGCTTTCCGGTGCGCACGCTTGTCTCGCATCAACGGCGCGAGGCGCTGGTGAGCCCTTTCCTCCTGCTGGATCACGCCGGTCCTGTGCATTTCGAGCCAACCGAGCGGCGTCTCGGCGTCGGCCTGCATCCGCATCGCGGCTTCGAGACGGTGACGATCGTCTATGACGGCGCAGTCGCGCATCGCGACTCGACCGGCGCGGGCGGGCTTATCGGGCCTGGCGACGTGCAGTGGATGACAGCCGGCGCGGGCGTCCTGCATGAGGAATATCATGCCGACGATTTCGCCCGGACAGGCGGGCGCTTCGAAATCGTTCAGCTATGGGTCAATCTGCCGGCGCGCCTGAAGCTGACGGCCCCGCGTTACCAGGCGCTATCCGCCGGCGATATTCCGAATGTGGCGCTGCACAAGGGCGCCGGCGTCGCGCGCGTCATCGCCGGGGAGCTTCAGGGGGCGACCGGGCCCGCGCGCACGGCGACGCCGATGAACATTTGGGACGTCCGCATCAAGGAAGGCGGGACCGCCGCCTTTTCCTTGCCCGAGGGGCATAATCTTGTCGTCGTCGCGCTCGACGGGCCGGTTGTCGTCGATGGCCAGGCGCATGTGCGCGCCGGAGAGACGATCATCTTCGAGCGCGCGGGCGGCGACGTCATCTTCTCCGCGCAAGCGGATACGAAACTCCTGCTGCTCAGCGGCGAACCGATCCACGAGCCGGTCGTGCAGGAGGGGCCTTTCGTGATGAACACGCGGGCGGAGATCGAGCAAGCGATCGCGGATTATCGCGCCGGGCGTTTTGGAGCGACGGCGCCGTAA
- a CDS encoding ATP-binding protein, giving the protein MSAVELMAIIAALALFGGAVFVALRRSQRGAREAELEKLRDEIWELRAAAAERDKAEAASLAKSRFLATVSHEIRTPLNGVMGLAQLLAMTRLDAEQASYVEAIGDSSRSLAQLIDDILDFSKIEAGKLDLRRETFALAPLVEGVVELLAPRAFAKGLEIASVVEQDAPRMIEGDPSRLRQVLVNLIGNAINFTVRGGVGVRVARDGALLRIDVRDTGPGVPESAREAIFEEFEQGDASATRRQGGTGLGLAISRRLVSLMGGALSLAQTSSDGSTFAFTLPVSTSAPETSSKPLAGLRVLIVDDSSFEAPFLAESLTPAGGIAEVAANLQAGLTLISTAAPYEAIIVDCALGSEDVAQLAAAARAAGVRRRFLLFSPLERRAFGEAALRDFDGWLVKPVRSASLVARLSKERADAPAPAAAQPIRALEGARALIAEDNDVNALILSRHLAKLGAAATRAHNGAEAVALVTAAIEAGSAGRYDVVIMDLFMPELDGREATRRIREAEARARAPRTPILALTASAQAEDERAARAAGVDGFLTKPVDFAVLAATIEELRLTPCGVERRGG; this is encoded by the coding sequence ATGAGCGCTGTGGAGCTTATGGCGATCATCGCCGCTTTGGCGCTGTTCGGGGGCGCGGTTTTCGTCGCCTTGCGCAGGAGCCAGCGCGGCGCGCGCGAGGCGGAGCTCGAAAAGCTGCGGGATGAAATCTGGGAGCTGCGCGCCGCGGCGGCCGAGCGCGATAAGGCCGAGGCCGCGAGTCTGGCCAAATCCCGCTTTCTTGCGACCGTCAGCCACGAAATTCGCACGCCCCTCAATGGGGTGATGGGGCTCGCGCAGCTTCTTGCGATGACGCGGCTCGACGCGGAGCAGGCGAGCTACGTCGAGGCGATCGGCGATTCCAGCCGGTCGCTTGCTCAGCTCATCGACGACATTCTCGACTTCTCCAAGATCGAAGCCGGCAAATTGGACTTGCGCCGCGAGACCTTTGCATTGGCGCCGCTCGTCGAGGGCGTCGTCGAGCTGCTGGCGCCGCGCGCTTTCGCCAAAGGGTTGGAGATCGCAAGCGTTGTCGAGCAGGATGCGCCGCGAATGATCGAGGGCGATCCCTCGCGGCTGCGACAGGTGCTGGTCAATCTTATCGGCAACGCCATCAACTTCACCGTGCGCGGCGGCGTCGGCGTGCGGGTTGCCCGTGACGGCGCCTTATTGCGAATCGACGTGCGCGATACGGGGCCCGGCGTTCCCGAGTCCGCGCGCGAGGCGATCTTCGAGGAATTCGAGCAGGGCGACGCCTCCGCGACGCGGCGCCAGGGCGGGACGGGATTGGGGCTCGCCATTTCCCGGCGTCTCGTAAGCCTGATGGGCGGCGCGCTGTCGCTCGCGCAGACGTCGAGCGATGGGTCGACCTTCGCCTTCACGCTGCCGGTCTCCACAAGCGCTCCGGAAACATCGTCGAAGCCGCTTGCCGGTCTGCGGGTTCTGATCGTCGACGACAGCTCGTTCGAGGCGCCGTTTCTCGCCGAGAGCCTGACGCCGGCGGGCGGCATTGCGGAGGTTGCCGCAAATCTGCAGGCAGGGCTGACGCTAATCTCAACGGCTGCGCCATATGAGGCGATCATCGTCGATTGCGCGCTGGGATCGGAGGATGTCGCGCAACTTGCGGCGGCGGCGCGCGCGGCAGGCGTGCGGCGCCGGTTTCTCCTCTTCTCGCCCTTGGAGCGGCGGGCCTTCGGCGAAGCGGCGCTTCGCGATTTCGACGGCTGGCTCGTCAAGCCGGTGCGCAGCGCCTCGCTCGTCGCGCGGCTGTCCAAAGAGCGGGCCGATGCGCCAGCGCCTGCCGCCGCGCAGCCGATCCGCGCGCTCGAGGGCGCGAGGGCGCTCATTGCCGAGGACAATGACGTCAACGCCCTGATTCTCTCGCGGCATCTCGCGAAGCTCGGCGCGGCGGCGACCCGCGCCCATAATGGCGCCGAGGCGGTCGCGCTTGTGACGGCGGCGATCGAAGCAGGTTCGGCCGGCCGCTATGACGTCGTCATTATGGATCTCTTCATGCCCGAACTCGACGGGCGCGAAGCGACGCGGCGAATCCGTGAGGCCGAAGCGCGCGCCCGGGCGCCGCGCACGCCGATCCTTGCCTTGACGGCGAGCGCGCAGGCGGAGGACGAGCGCGCGGCCCGCGCCGCCGGAGTCGACGGCTTTCTTACCAAACCGGTCGATTTCGCCGTGCTCGCCGCAACGATCGAGGAGCTCCGGCTTACGCCATGCGGCGTCGAACGCCGCGGCGGGTAG
- a CDS encoding YifB family Mg chelatase-like AAA ATPase, translated as MAVRVATVAFEGVEARPVDVQVQIAPGSVVFNVVGLGDKAVAESRERVRAALIASGLALPARRITVNLAPADMPKEGSHYDLPIALGVMAAIGAIPADALEGFVVLGELALDGTLTPVAGVLPAAVAANARGQGLICPRECGPEAAWASGEMEVLAPRSLIQLVNHVKGTQVLARPEPAVRARAADLPDLADIKGQESAKRALEIAAAGGHNLLMSGPPGAGKSMLAARLPSILPPLTPRELLEVSMIHSVAGQIAGGELTDRRPFRAPHHSASMAALVGGGTHAKPGEISLAHNGVLFLDELPEFQPQVLDSLRQPLETGEVAIARANHRAVYPARFQLVAAMNPCRCGHALDPGFACRRQPNERCVAQYQARLSGPLLDRFDLQIEAPAVSAADLVLPPPAEGSREVAARVARARALQRERYEALGLPGVLANAAAPASVIERVAQLDGPGTALIRDASDRFALSARGFHRVLKLARTIADLDGAERIARAHLAEALSYRAGLAARRVAA; from the coding sequence ATGGCGGTCAGGGTGGCGACGGTCGCTTTCGAAGGCGTCGAAGCGCGCCCGGTGGACGTCCAGGTCCAGATTGCGCCCGGCTCGGTCGTCTTCAATGTCGTTGGCCTCGGCGACAAGGCTGTCGCCGAATCGCGTGAGCGGGTGCGGGCGGCGCTCATCGCCTCCGGCCTCGCTCTGCCCGCCAGGCGCATCACCGTAAATCTCGCTCCCGCCGACATGCCGAAGGAGGGCAGCCATTATGATCTGCCCATCGCGCTGGGGGTGATGGCGGCCATTGGCGCGATCCCGGCCGATGCGCTGGAAGGCTTTGTCGTCCTCGGCGAGCTCGCGCTCGACGGGACGCTGACGCCTGTCGCCGGCGTGCTCCCGGCGGCGGTGGCGGCCAATGCGCGCGGGCAGGGGCTGATTTGCCCCAGGGAATGCGGGCCGGAGGCGGCCTGGGCGTCGGGAGAGATGGAGGTGCTCGCGCCGCGCTCGCTCATTCAGCTCGTCAATCATGTCAAAGGAACGCAGGTCTTGGCTCGGCCCGAGCCGGCGGTGCGCGCGCGGGCCGCCGATCTTCCCGATCTCGCTGACATCAAAGGGCAGGAGAGCGCCAAGCGGGCGTTGGAGATCGCCGCGGCGGGAGGCCACAATCTGCTGATGAGCGGACCGCCGGGCGCGGGCAAATCCATGCTCGCCGCAAGGCTCCCGTCGATCCTGCCGCCGCTGACGCCGCGCGAGCTGCTCGAAGTTTCCATGATCCATTCGGTGGCGGGGCAGATCGCCGGGGGCGAGCTGACCGACCGGCGGCCGTTTCGCGCGCCGCATCATTCCGCTTCCATGGCCGCTCTCGTCGGCGGCGGAACCCACGCGAAGCCCGGCGAAATTTCGCTTGCCCACAATGGCGTGCTCTTCCTCGACGAATTGCCGGAGTTCCAGCCGCAAGTTCTCGACAGTCTGCGCCAGCCGCTCGAAACCGGCGAGGTCGCCATCGCGCGCGCCAATCATCGGGCGGTTTATCCCGCGCGTTTCCAGCTTGTCGCGGCGATGAACCCCTGCCGTTGCGGCCACGCGCTCGATCCCGGCTTCGCCTGCCGCCGGCAGCCCAATGAACGGTGCGTGGCGCAATATCAGGCGCGTCTGTCCGGGCCGCTGCTCGACCGTTTCGATCTCCAGATCGAGGCGCCCGCTGTCAGCGCCGCCGATCTTGTCCTGCCGCCGCCGGCCGAAGGCTCGCGCGAGGTTGCAGCGCGCGTCGCCCGCGCCCGCGCCTTGCAGCGGGAGCGTTACGAGGCGTTGGGACTGCCGGGCGTCCTCGCCAACGCCGCTGCGCCTGCGTCGGTCATCGAGCGGGTGGCGCAGCTCGACGGCCCGGGGACTGCGCTGATCCGGGACGCGTCGGATCGTTTCGCCCTGAGCGCGCGCGGCTTCCATCGCGTATTGAAACTTGCCCGCACCATCGCCGATCTCGATGGCGCCGAACGGATTGCGCGCGCGCATCTTGCCGAGGCGCTCTCCTATCGTGCGGGTCTGGCGGCGCGGCGGGTCGCGGCATGA